ACGTCTAAACCAAATGTCTCAGCATTTTCGTCATTGCTATCACTTTCTAAAAGTTCtgatttgaaaacttccaCATCAACAGCATTAAAGTTTGTGAGAAAAATTATAAGTACACCTATACTGAACCCTTCATCGCCTGATCTTTTGTCACGAGATTCATTATCAGATTTGCAAAGCGTAACTTCCCTGAGcttgaatgaaaacaagTTAGATTACAGACTTGAATCGATTCCTCTGAGTGGGAATAAATCATTCGAGAATGTGACCGATAAGGATAGCTTAATCCCTTCATTAAACAGAAGGTCAAACACCCAGAACTTTACCGTTGAATCTAATAATCGAAAActccaagaaaaaaagatcaATCATCTGTCGAGAACGAAATCAATAGCAAAGCGCAACCGAGTACAAGAGGGAAAAGATTTTACAACAAGCTGTTATTGGACCGATATTGACAATCCATCTAATAGTTTATCACATCAAACATTAAGTTTAGTATCTTACGGAAGATGGAGGTTTGTTTTCCCACCTAATGTCAAAAGGAGGGCAGTCAAATGGATATCGCTTTCCTCACCTGCATCTTTGCCGATCATGACAATGGTTTTCCCGACATTGAACGATTTTAATCAAAATTACACTTTCAGAATTTATGATGTGAttccaaatcaaaatgcatcaaatgagaaaaaaacaagtgAAACTTTAATGAGACAAATGATTTCATTAAGATTATCTTTGGGCTATCAAATTTGTATTGGTGAAAGAGTTGAGAAGGTTGAAAGTCATCGAAAGCCTAATGGTGATAGCAATATGCTAGTACAATATCTGAGTAGTACAAGTTTTTTGGGTTCCCGTATTTATTTGAGTCTCGGTAACGAGATCCATAGAATCAGCTGTGACTACAATGGTCTAATCAATGTACAGGTTTACAAGCGGGTTTCAAGCACAGATGAACAATTTACCTTGAAGAGTAACAAAGAGTATATAGAAAACATTCGTACTCGTTATTCTGAAACTTATTCCCCAGTTAAGATATCAAGTAACACTGGGAATTTAAGAAATAACTACAATTGGAATCAGTTAGACCAAGTTCTGGCAGGTTACGAAGATTCCATAGATAAACAGAAATATCATCGAATGAAATTTGTTATCTTACCAGCAAGTATACCAGAGAATACGTTtacattgaagaatgaaaaGTTATCCGCGGAGGAAATAAGACTCGAAGGTATAAGAACGTTAATAATGAATATCTATAGAATTAAATACAGAACCAAGGAGGAAAAGCATAGCAAGAAACGGCTAGAAATTGCTCCCCAGATTCACTTTTACACGGGTAATTTGTTTGATTACCTAAAGCAGAAATCACTTGAAGTAAATAAGGGCTCTCCAACATCCAAACCACAATATAATAAAAACATCGATGTGCATAAGTTGATTGAAATATTACAAGGACCAGATGGTATTCAAATTATGGATAGGTACTGGCATTTAAAGTTTTATAAGTATTGCTTTTTAGGAATGGATCTTGTAAACTTTTTggttgaaaattttgaggaCATTGAGACCAGAGAAGATGCAGTAGAATACGGTAATAAATTaatgcaagaaaaaatcatcttACACGTTATTTCAGCACATAAATTTTTAGACGGTCATTATTTTTACTACTTCGATAAGAAGTTTTTAGAAGGTGTTTCACACGAAAGCTTTGATGCAACAAATAGGAAATCTATCCAATCGGATAAGTCCGTGGTTAGCTCCCAGGACCAACGGAAGTCCAAAAGTGATGTGGTAATGTTGAGTGAAGAAGTTGTATGTGATTTGGACTCTAATGGATATTCTTGGCAACCTGAGCTAGTTAAAGTTCACTATGACATTGTGCATAATCCAGAGCACTGTTTCCATCTAAGAATTGAGTGGCTAAGTACCACGTCGAAGCTTATTGAAGACATGATTAATGGATGGTCCAAGTACTGTGAACGATATGGGTTGTCTCTGGTTGAGATTCCATGGGAAGAGTTGTTTACATTGCCAAAGCGGAATCCACTTcattcaacaattgaaatTTCCTTGTGTTTGGATCCCTGGAAGGACGAGGAGTTCTCCAAGTATGGATCTattttcaaacaagaaaagtaCTACTTTCATCTATACCTACTAACAAAAAGCTCATTCATGTTGGATAATAGAACTGCTACTTATTTCAAGGACAATTCAATGGATGTTGTTTATAGTTGGGGCAAACCAATGTTCAAATATGCACAGTTTATACACTCAACTGGCGGGTATATAGCCGAACTAAGAAACAATGgtgattttttcttggcACCAAATAATGCGCATATTTCAAGACTGAATCTTAATATTGGCAAACTCCACAATCTGGGTAAGAGTAAGgctgtttattttgattcTCAGTCAGTTATGCTTGAATTCAGATCAACTTGTTCTGATGAGACAAAACTACGGGAAATGTTCAGAGAGGCAGTAATTGAgttcaacaactttgaaaacttATTAAAACTGTAAATTTCTTTAAATTATACATATTTTTAAGTACTTTACGTCAATGCTTATTTTGCAATCCTTTGGGCGATCTTGATGACATCACCCAAGACACCCATTGCAGTAACATCTGCACCTGCACCCGCACCTTGAATAATCAGTGGGTTTGGATATCTGTCAGTCTTGATGGAGATGACATTGTCAGAACCCTTTAGAGATGCAAAAGGATGGGAAAAGTCaaattttgcaatttcaacaGAAACCTTGTTGTTTGGAACATCAATTTTACCAATAAATCTTAGAACTTTGTTTTCCTTAGCAGCTTCAGATTTTAATGCATCCATTTCTGCATCAAAGTTTGGAAGTTTTTCCATATATTCTGCGGCAGATTCAACAGATTCTAATTCCTTTGGAATTAAAGAGTGAATTGGAAAGGATGTAGAATTCTCGATTGGTAACCCGGAAATTCTTGCTAAAATGGTAACCTTACGAGCAACATCTAAACCATTTAAATCGTCTCTTGGATCAGGCTCAGTGTAACCCAATTCCTTTGCAACAGAAACAATCTGGGAAAACTTAGCGGTGTTAGGTTGAATGGTAGagaattcattgaaaatgtatGATAAAGTGCCACTGAAAATACCTTCGATCTGAACAACTTTATCGCCTGTTTCAACCATTTCCTTTAACGGAGAGATCAATGGAAGACCTGCGCCAACAGATGCTTCATGGTAAACTAAGCCTGAACCAGAGTTGTTAAAAATTTCATTCCATAGCTTGAAGGATCCCGAAAAtgcttttttgtttggtgTTGCAATAGAAATGCCATTTTCAACGAATTGAGGGTAAGACTTGGCTAAATCTTCATTTGAGGTGTTATCAACTAGAATGACTGGCAAAGGAGATTCCTTCAAGTATGCAATTAGATCTGCTATGGACAAAGATGGTTGTGAAGAGGTTTTCAGCAAGTCCAGAGCATTTGCAATGTCTAATGGTTTGTAGTCACTAGAGATTAAAGCTTTCCTGGAAGTAGATAGGAAAATAAGATTGTAAGTGATTgactttgatttcaaagcTGCAAGTTGGGCAAGGAAAGACTTACCAACAACACCAGCTCCGATTACTGCGACGTTGACTGAAGgcattttgtttcttgtgTTATAGAGAAGGGAGCCCGGAAAAGAAACACTAACGCTGAAAGGTCACccttgaaaaattggcGGTTATTCATAAAGACGGCATAAAATTTTATGATGCGCACGTAGAGGCCGGCACCGGTCCTAGGCGTGAGTTGCataaaaatgttgaaatgTAATTTCAAATGTACTGTACAGAAGGGTAAAGTATAACTCCAGCCTGCCATTCTAGAAAAAGGTTACAAATCATTCTTAggtatttgaaaagttcaaaaaaaCTGGCTAATAAATGCCAAAAGCCTTTACTAAAGCAACTTCTAGTATTCCCCACACATAAAGCCGTCCATGTTTGTACATTAGACACGTATATAGgtatatatatctatatttGTAAATCAGATATTCGTTAAAGTGCTAGTATACTGATCTATCCTGCTCATCCATTTCATAGTTCCACCAATTGGTGAGGCAGTTTTGGTCACGAATACCTTCCCAACAAAATTCACCAGGTGTGCAACCTTTACATTTACGAGAGGTTGGACAATTTGTATACGGATGATGTCTGTAACCGATATCCCTAAACCAATGTACCTTTTTCTTATCGGCAAAGAGAGAAACACCAAGAGAATGAACCGGAGCGTCTCCCCAACGTTCATAATAGAACCCACCAGCCTCATCCAAATGTTTCATCCATTCTGTGTAGGCCTCCGACCTGTAGAACTCCATATctccaatttcaaaattggaCCAAAAGTGGCATGTTGAGTATCCTTGGGTATACTCAGTTTTTTCAGGGTTCTGTAAATTCTCACTTATAAACGAAGCTGCACTATTTGGATGCACGTATTCTGGATGTGAACCTATGAAAGCTTTGGTTTCTGTCCATAGCGTTTTCACTGTTTCGTGCGCATCGTACAATGCAATAGTAAACCCATAtattttatcattatctTCCATAAATTTAAAAACATCGTAGTCTATATTGGTGAAATAGTCTGTGTTTGGCTCAAATCTCCAGTAGTAACGAAACTGCTGCATTCTTGGATGGTTATAAAAACTCATGGAGTAGAAGCGGCACATATTATGATAGGAAATTTTGTTGGCATACTGAATgttttgacttttcaaGACTGACATCAACTTCTGTTGCTTGACAGGGTCAATCCAATCTGGTTGATTCCAAATGGACGGATCTATTGTCTCAAAATAGCATTCTGAATCTGTGTGCTTTCTAATTGCACTCTTGAAATGCTCACTGAACGCATTGTCGTTCAAGAATACATAAGGATAGTGgaatttcttgttgaagGTGGATTCAATCTGATCTAAGGTATACAAAACACCTTTCAAGTCGGAATTTTTGGCAAGGACCATCATAGTTGCATTCGCCCGATCACCATTGCTTCTTGTTAACACCCCCTTAGGCTCGTCAATAGGAGTTTCCATAATCTTCACAAGCTTGTCAtagtttttcttcaccaCTTGATCTCTTGAAAGACCTTCATATTCCGAAAGAGGATTAAAATAGAAATCTGGAATTTTGGTCTCAACTTTTACTGTCTCCTCTATTACGACCGTTGCTTTTGGCAGCTCTCTTTTCTGGAATTCCTTGCTAACAGTAAAGAGGCCACCCAAAAGGAGAAGAGTAAACAACCACTTGGAGATACGTCTGTTGAACATATCTCCACCAGTCTCCATAGACACTTACCTCCTTCTTGGAAAGTGTGGtaacaatatcaatatcttgTACGCGGAACTACCAATAGTAGCATCGCCTTGGTATTTCGGAAGTTTGGGACCGCAGCGAGAGAAAATATACAGGGGGCCAGTTAGTCCATGCGCAAAGCAGACCGGTGTCATAGTAAATAGCTATGTTGTCCATGCAAGAGTGGCGCATCCCGTCCGGTAGCACCCTTTGCTCGGTTGATTTTTTCCCACGCAGAGGCGCgactgattttttttttccccccGTTCcatgtttttcaaaaaaaaaaaagcgaTAAATATGGCCAAATTAGAACAACTTAGAACAGAGTTTATTGTAGGTGAAGAGTACGTTTACTTGTAAGGTACAATTTGTGTGACCATTTTGTGCTAGTAATGGGCGTAGAAAAGTTTGTTGAGTATATCAGACATGTTCGTTTGGTTTTTCCTGCCTCTCCTTTGGATATTGTGATTGGGAATTCCGGCGGAGACTATGATAGCTTTATCAGTACCCTAATGTTCTCGTACTTTCAGCATCTAAGAAACGGTAGAGTGTTTTACCCCATTATCAGTTTTCCGGCAGACAACCTAAAACTGAGAAGAGATATTGTCCATGGGATGTCTATAATTGGTTTGGGAGAAAAAGATCTGATTTATGTGGATGAGTTAAAAGGTCATGGAGTGAACGAAGTACAGTTGGTGGACCATAATGTCATAGATTCCCCATTAGTCAATGGCAAGGTGGTGGGGATTATTGACCACCACAACGATGGCAATCAATATAAAAGTGCAGACCCTAGGATAATTGAGGTTTGCGGATCATGCAGTTCTTTAGTGCTAAGAGAGTTTGCACCTGAAGTAGTAAAGGCTGGATTGGATgacaaggaaaagaagTTCATGAGCGCAGCAATTCTGTTGGATACAGATGGCCTTGAAAGACGTGTTGAGAGTGTGGATATCCAGTCCTGGAAGGGGATCAGTTATAACCAAGAGGTTGGAACACTTTCGAGGGAATTTATCGACGCCAAGGCCAACATCGAAGGTTTAAGTGTTTACGATCTGCTGAGGAAAGACTATAAGGAGTGGACAACAGGAAAAATCAAGTTAGGTATTTCCAGTACCATTGTTCCTTTGGAAGAAATCGAGAAAGATAAAGAAGCTATTGGGAATTGGATCAGAAATAGAGAATTAGATATACTATTGGTCATGGGTGCCTTTGAAAAAGATGGGAAATTCACAAGAGAGTTATCTATTCATTCCCCGAGTGTTCATGTTGGGAAAATAGCAATGCTCTTGAAGGAAGAGCTTCATCTAGAGGGAAATGGCCCTATTTATGAGCAGAAGAGAGTAGAATGGTCTCGTAAGAAAGTGGCACCTTTTGCTATTGATGTCTTTAGTACCCTTACCAAATAGGTTAAGATATAGAACGTTAGGGTAAAAAAAACGTCTCTGTTCTGTCGGTGTCGGATGTACATCTGACTTGTGAAAGTATCTACTATTGAGGTATATAACTGACTTTCCATTCTTTATATGTCTGCAAATGTTCTAATAGGCTTGCGTTCACCATCTCTATATGCTTCAAAAAAGCAACGTAGGGTAGTTCGTACTCAAGATCTAATTCTTCCCCTTGTACCTCGGCTGTGTCTTTGAAAAGTATCTTCAGTGCTTTCCTCATTATTGTTCCATTGATGTTGACATCTATATCGAACCCAAAACACCATATGCAGACTTTCCGTTCCCGTATAGTGAGTGTGAAAATACGGCCTGCAGTGTATTTGATTTCCTCAAAAAACCGGCAATAGACCATATTGTAGTCGTCATATTTGTGGTTGCTCAAAGACAACTTCCATTTTAAAAGCTTAT
The window above is part of the Pichia kudriavzevii chromosome 1, complete sequence genome. Proteins encoded here:
- a CDS encoding uncharacterized protein (PKUD0A01830; similar to Saccharomyces cerevisiae YJR138W (IML1); ancestral locus Anc_4.373): MNKNKRINIDFNSTRNRISHRTNEATLVVGRKSNDPNRSDTLVNSSSIDNSQLGKAPSQENYISRQFGEQFSGSSCEKVLPDITEPQEENSTSQGIYNPVTLTVKFHETRTSAETVLVDPNIVPGAKPGDIGEIQCLFGSRKKFFFKFLIKDSLGPIQNNNAFDKILNKNDDGIDNYAGISGKKPSTTAADENENLVTENGNSNEVSGIISILSGPIVNKLELKPRSQVLVRVRNKDSVQADTVEIYVKDIHLSRGDMWNISSLMVDKCVYKNQKPAFINNSIRLSVNKIYKNGHKFFSSYVGKDTKLVFRSDSARLIVFIQISSEMWHFEESGQQLFHKLMNSFFPKAFQKWKDLDTHHLITIILFSSVDLEGDDIRYSEGETPPNKADYYRVVVDQVHILLWNEIMATLRVEFANFKRDIYLHRNKRRDAEHPQEYIIEGDILPSAKGSILEAINLGMSLVSDDFKDSYLRQTTNHFIMISPGTGLFDVSYDMLIRTSNLMSTIDSTVDIICLSQAPLHIVPLVRYLDNQNKLKHCIPNWLDISFWTDSSQAVHQWLPKCKIYELQMMGVMENELSNVNISGLEFPYHRSASEAMDSYDQSAFKSTVNLRQDKEPKRPKRITLSLNSPTQVKHKLSAPSIRDVNGLKPSELIVGNNKSSPATVEAFGVSTTSKPNVSAFSSLLSLSKSSDLKTSTSTALKFVRKIISTPILNPSSPDLLSRDSLSDLQSVTSLSLNENKLDYRLESIPLSGNKSFENVTDKDSLIPSLNRRSNTQNFTVESNNRKLQEKKINHLSRTKSIAKRNRVQEGKDFTTSCYWTDIDNPSNSLSHQTLSLVSYGRWRFVFPPNVKRRAVKWISLSSPASLPIMTMVFPTLNDFNQNYTFRIYDVIPNQNASNEKKTSETLMRQMISLRLSLGYQICIGERVEKVESHRKPNGDSNMLVQYLSSTSFLGSRIYLSLGNEIHRISCDYNGLINVQVYKRVSSTDEQFTLKSNKEYIENIRTRYSETYSPVKISSNTGNLRNNYNWNQLDQVLAGYEDSIDKQKYHRMKFVILPASIPENTFTLKNEKLSAEEIRLEGIRTLIMNIYRIKYRTKEEKHSKKRLEIAPQIHFYTGNLFDYLKQKSLEVNKGSPTSKPQYNKNIDVHKLIEILQGPDGIQIMDRYWHLKFYKYCFLGMDLVNFLVENFEDIETREDAVEYGNKLMQEKIILHVISAHKFLDGHYFYYFDKKFLEGVSHESFDATNRKSIQSDKSVVSSQDQRKSKSDVVMLSEEVVCDLDSNGYSWQPELVKVHYDIVHNPEHCFHLRIEWLSTTSKLIEDMINGWSKYCERYGLSLVEIPWEELFTLPKRNPLHSTIEISLCLDPWKDEEFSKYGSIFKQEKYYFHLYLLTKSSFMLDNRTATYFKDNSMDVVYSWGKPMFKYAQFIHSTGGYIAELRNNGDFFLAPNNAHISRLNLNIGKLHNLGKSKAVYFDSQSVMLEFRSTCSDETKLREMFREAVIEFNNFENLLKL
- a CDS encoding uncharacterized protein (PKUD0A01840; similar to Saccharomyces cerevisiae YJR139C (HOM6); ancestral locus Anc_4.374) encodes the protein MPSVNVAVIGAGVVGKSFLAQLAALKSKSITYNLIFLSTSRKALISSDYKPLDIANALDLLKTSSQPSLSIADLIAYLKESPLPVILVDNTSNEDLAKSYPQFVENGISIATPNKKAFSGSFKLWNEIFNNSGSGLVYHEASVGAGLPLISPLKEMVETGDKVVQIEGIFSGTLSYIFNEFSTIQPNTAKFSQIVSVAKELGYTEPDPRDDLNGLDVARKVTILARISGLPIENSTSFPIHSLIPKELESVESAAEYMEKLPNFDAEMDALKSEAAKENKVLRFIGKIDVPNNKVSVEIAKFDFSHPFASLKGSDNVISIKTDRYPNPLIIQGAGAGADVTAMGVLGDVIKIAQRIAK
- a CDS encoding uncharacterized protein (PKUD0A01850; similar to Saccharomyces cerevisiae YBR199W (KTR4); ancestral locus Anc_8.541), encoding METGGDMFNRRISKWLFTLLLLGGLFTVSKEFQKRELPKATVVIEETVKVETKIPDFYFNPLSEYEGLSRDQVVKKNYDKLVKIMETPIDEPKGVLTRSNGDRANATMMVLAKNSDLKGVLYTLDQIESTFNKKFHYPYVFLNDNAFSEHFKSAIRKHTDSECYFETIDPSIWNQPDWIDPVKQQKLMSVLKSQNIQYANKISYHNMCRFYSMSFYNHPRMQQFRYYWRFEPNTDYFTNIDYDVFKFMEDNDKIYGFTIALYDAHETVKTLWTETKAFIGSHPEYVHPNSAASFISENLQNPEKTEYTQGYSTCHFWSNFEIGDMEFYRSEAYTEWMKHLDEAGGFYYERWGDAPVHSLGVSLFADKKKVHWFRDIGYRHHPYTNCPTSRKCKGCTPGEFCWEGIRDQNCLTNWWNYEMDEQDRSVY
- a CDS encoding uncharacterized protein (PKUD0A01860; similar to Saccharomyces cerevisiae YHR201C (PPX1); ancestral locus Anc_4.377), yielding MGVEKFVEYIRHVRLVFPASPLDIVIGNSGGDYDSFISTLMFSYFQHLRNGRVFYPIISFPADNLKLRRDIVHGMSIIGLGEKDLIYVDELKGHGVNEVQLVDHNVIDSPLVNGKVVGIIDHHNDGNQYKSADPRIIEVCGSCSSLVLREFAPEVVKAGLDDKEKKFMSAAILLDTDGLERRVESVDIQSWKGISYNQEVGTLSREFIDAKANIEGLSVYDLLRKDYKEWTTGKIKLGISSTIVPLEEIEKDKEAIGNWIRNRELDILLVMGAFEKDGKFTRELSIHSPSVHVGKIAMLLKEELHLEGNGPIYEQKRVEWSRKKVAPFAIDVFSTLTK